One part of the Acidobacteriota bacterium genome encodes these proteins:
- the dcm gene encoding DNA (cytosine-5-)-methyltransferase: MISNNSRVVDVFAGGGGLSIGFGNAGFNIKAALDNWDPAIKFYEENFDHPIIKCDLGNVSQSVSLINKYNPNIIIGGPPCQDFSSAGKRNENLGRADLTLSFAEIVTCIKPAYFVMENVARALTSNAFAKAKQMFTDAGYGLSIRVLDASLCGVPQIRKRLFVTGELNGTDNALDPYIESSLSTKRITVREYLGDKIDTEYYYRHPRSYYRRAIFSIDEPSPTIRGVNRPIPSGYPGHPGDRSEIDENVRSLSTRERALIQTFPDNIKLTGSKTELEQIIGNAVPVKLAEFVAKALSNYLVTKAGNIEKPRELANRA, from the coding sequence ATGATAAGTAATAACTCAAGAGTAGTTGATGTTTTTGCGGGTGGCGGCGGTCTTTCCATAGGTTTCGGCAACGCAGGCTTTAATATTAAGGCCGCGCTTGATAACTGGGATCCGGCAATCAAATTTTACGAAGAAAATTTCGACCACCCCATTATTAAATGTGATCTGGGTAATGTTTCCCAGTCGGTTTCGCTTATCAATAAATACAATCCAAATATCATTATCGGAGGACCGCCGTGTCAAGATTTTTCAAGTGCCGGAAAGCGGAACGAAAATCTTGGTCGAGCAGACTTAACGCTTTCCTTTGCTGAAATTGTCACCTGCATTAAGCCGGCATATTTCGTAATGGAAAATGTTGCTCGGGCTTTAACGAGTAATGCATTTGCCAAGGCAAAGCAGATGTTCACTGATGCGGGCTATGGACTTTCAATTCGGGTATTAGATGCGAGTCTTTGCGGCGTTCCTCAGATTAGAAAAAGATTATTTGTTACGGGTGAGCTTAACGGAACCGACAATGCCTTAGACCCATACATTGAATCCAGTCTTAGCACAAAGCGAATCACCGTTCGCGAGTATTTGGGCGATAAGATTGATACGGAGTACTATTATCGGCACCCACGAAGCTACTATAGGCGGGCTATATTCTCTATTGATGAACCGAGTCCGACCATTCGAGGGGTCAACAGACCAATCCCAAGCGGTTACCCAGGGCATCCGGGCGATCGTTCGGAAATCGACGAGAACGTTCGTTCCCTTAGTACTCGTGAACGAGCGCTAATCCAAACCTTTCCCGACAACATAAAGCTAACTGGTTCGAAAACCGAATTGGAACAAATAATTGGGAATGCGGTTCCTGTAAAACTCGCAGAATTTGTTGCAAAGGCATTATCTAATTATTTGGTAACGAAAGCTGGAAACATCGAAAAGCCTCGTGAACTGGCGAATCGTGCTTGA
- a CDS encoding HindVP family restriction endonuclease, with protein MWADSGLEKRGRGGKIFTANRRGSRNLFSEFSSRQKPILLQPIWKTHGKAPLLADSCLDIFVWSDFALSRLFMSSARDFRVETISRFKRAALRLARFLYDSSRLGKVYLAPIYDGMTYGPQTDKEFALSGNKTNLIMRNPRLTNLAIGKDEIKNIILGGGQKYLSPERRFDAIIYFATDLFSD; from the coding sequence TTGTGGGCCGATTCAGGACTGGAGAAACGAGGTCGAGGCGGCAAGATATTTACCGCAAATCGTCGAGGCTCTCGAAACCTTTTCTCCGAGTTTTCTTCTCGGCAAAAGCCAATCCTTTTACAGCCAATATGGAAGACCCATGGGAAAGCTCCACTGCTTGCTGATTCGTGCCTAGATATTTTCGTATGGAGCGACTTTGCATTGTCGAGGTTGTTTATGTCCAGCGCTCGCGATTTTCGGGTTGAAACAATTTCACGGTTCAAGCGCGCTGCTCTTAGGCTTGCCCGATTTTTGTATGATTCGTCACGCTTAGGAAAGGTATACCTGGCTCCAATCTATGATGGGATGACCTACGGACCTCAGACGGACAAGGAGTTTGCACTTTCTGGAAATAAGACGAATCTCATAATGAGAAATCCGCGGCTAACTAATTTAGCAATTGGAAAAGACGAGATTAAGAATATTATTTTGGGTGGTGGGCAGAAGTATTTAAGCCCAGAGAGGCGTTTCGACGCAATCATCTATTTTGCAACTGATTTGTTTAGTGATTAA
- a CDS encoding HindVP family restriction endonuclease has protein sequence MPPSLYGITHSNRNFSDPHYWGKNQFNSSFPAALACYMRDKGIPAVYIELDEDCKTQVVERDFDFIFGTTLPNDQLSFAFESIYEPFRNFVEDQLVSIDLVLKDTNGNYIRPFEINYDFTGQFNVHAC, from the coding sequence ATGCCACCATCTTTATACGGAATCACACACTCGAATCGAAACTTCTCCGATCCACATTATTGGGGGAAGAATCAATTCAACTCGTCCTTTCCTGCCGCCCTTGCATGTTATATGCGGGACAAAGGCATTCCCGCTGTTTACATTGAACTTGACGAAGACTGTAAAACTCAAGTGGTTGAACGAGATTTCGATTTCATCTTTGGCACTACTCTGCCGAACGACCAACTTTCGTTCGCGTTTGAGTCAATCTATGAACCGTTTAGGAACTTCGTAGAAGATCAGCTGGTCTCGATTGATCTTGTCTTAAAGGATACGAACGGAAATTACATTCGACCATTTGAGATTAATTACGACTTTACCGGACAATTCAACGTGCATGCTTGCTGA
- a CDS encoding HNH endonuclease, which yields MCVKCLKHFELTEMEADHATPWSLGGKTSAENCQLLYKDDNRRKSGK from the coding sequence ATCTGCGTAAAATGCCTCAAACACTTCGAGCTAACCGAAATGGAAGCGGATCATGCAACGCCGTGGAGCCTGGGCGGCAAGACATCGGCTGAGAATTGCCAGTTGCTTTACAAAGACGATAACCGAAGGAAATCCGGAAAGTAG
- a CDS encoding AAA family ATPase: MSGTRGSGKTAFPEALAAACNLSMCVVAGRDGLKQEEILYDWDNEEQAVWIENTWHSQNNCHLKSRPSFLDNARRSKWQRRFLILGEVGMAYDLAASAVSSTPMKSPPVLILDESDKFGASIEDSLLMPLERGLIYIPRYEGGTIGVPDWNSRPIVITTSNDLRHKLSSPFISRHVYSRFASPSLEKELEILSTRNKRATSAHLALTTKLIDAVRGIAGMEDHPSVRESIDIVAALERDSVESLNSKNLVRYFCYFVKTGASRELLTLQLDYLLAMTHAFHPDIDSWLGSRDASWKIRWPQFADNSL, encoded by the coding sequence ATTTCCGGTACGCGCGGCAGCGGGAAGACTGCATTTCCCGAAGCGTTAGCCGCCGCCTGCAATCTTTCGATGTGCGTTGTTGCCGGACGCGATGGGCTAAAACAGGAAGAGATCCTCTATGACTGGGATAATGAAGAGCAAGCCGTGTGGATAGAGAACACCTGGCACTCGCAAAACAACTGCCACTTGAAGAGCAGGCCGAGTTTTCTCGACAATGCCCGACGCTCTAAGTGGCAGCGCCGATTTCTGATTCTTGGTGAAGTAGGAATGGCATACGACTTGGCGGCAAGCGCGGTGTCGAGCACTCCAATGAAATCACCGCCGGTGTTGATCCTTGATGAAAGCGATAAGTTTGGGGCCAGCATTGAAGATTCCCTTCTTATGCCGCTCGAACGTGGACTGATCTACATTCCACGATACGAAGGCGGAACAATCGGCGTTCCCGACTGGAATTCGAGACCGATCGTGATCACGACCTCAAATGATCTGCGCCACAAACTCAGTTCGCCGTTCATTTCGAGACACGTTTACAGCCGGTTCGCGAGTCCTTCGCTGGAAAAGGAGCTTGAGATCTTATCGACAAGAAATAAACGCGCGACTTCAGCCCACTTAGCACTTACAACCAAGCTAATAGACGCCGTTCGCGGAATCGCCGGAATGGAAGATCATCCGAGTGTCCGTGAGTCGATCGACATCGTTGCAGCTCTCGAACGCGACTCGGTTGAGTCTCTGAATTCGAAGAACTTGGTCCGATATTTTTGTTATTTCGTAAAGACCGGAGCATCCAGAGAACTGCTCACACTTCAGCTCGATTATCTTTTGGCGATGACGCACGCCTTCCACCCGGACATCGATTCTTGGCTAGGCTCGCGCGATGCCAGTTGGAAGATTAGGTGGCCGCAGTTCGCCGACAATTCGTTATGA
- a CDS encoding type IV secretory system conjugative DNA transfer family protein, with protein MNRIRGLPLPANALPLAKAFWGRDVYLPASQWLRHFVMFGPTGSGKSKTFFMSMIRAILNKSSCLVYDPKGELFTQTAGSAKTIYRLDLNDPTKSDRWNFIPKCRNDPAFACQIAGMMIGIEGRRRSNADPFWGDAEQIALTAILLHIAEVFARRQFPLLLQTFFSS; from the coding sequence ATGAATCGGATTAGAGGATTGCCACTACCTGCAAATGCGCTTCCTCTCGCAAAAGCGTTTTGGGGTCGCGATGTATATCTTCCCGCAAGTCAGTGGCTTCGCCACTTTGTTATGTTCGGCCCGACCGGTTCCGGTAAATCAAAGACTTTTTTTATGTCCATGATCCGGGCGATCCTCAACAAGTCATCTTGTCTGGTCTACGATCCTAAAGGCGAGCTTTTCACCCAGACGGCCGGCTCCGCCAAAACAATTTACCGTTTAGACCTTAACGATCCGACAAAAAGCGATCGGTGGAACTTCATCCCGAAATGCAGAAACGATCCGGCATTTGCATGTCAGATTGCCGGAATGATGATCGGGATAGAAGGCAGACGCCGCTCAAATGCCGATCCGTTCTGGGGCGACGCCGAGCAGATAGCTTTAACCGCAATTTTACTTCATATCGCAGAAGTTTTCGCGAGAAGGCAATTCCCGCTTTTGCTGCAGACTTTCTTCTCTTCCTGA